A genome region from Anopheles stephensi strain Indian chromosome 2, UCI_ANSTEP_V1.0, whole genome shotgun sequence includes the following:
- the LOC118502520 gene encoding peptide deformylase, mitochondrial-like, translating to MVSLRMRSCIRPLSTGVRLDKSFAKWYQSLWQPKSNEPPYDHIVQLGDPVLRVPANPIPEKELQSPEVQYLVNHLVKVMRAYKCVGLAAPQLGLSLRAFVMEFKDGLRDQYTKADYKLREMEPLPLTVCLNPELKVLNYEKVTHTEACESVRGYRADVARYREVLLTGFDASGRHQELRLKGWNARIAQHEMDHLNGVVYTDLMNRKSFTCTCWQAVNANSGRIKLSFANK from the exons atggtttcattACGAATGAGATCCTGCATACGACCGCTTTCTACCGGCGTTCGGCTGGACAAATCATTTGCCAAGTGGTATCAAAGTTTGTGGCAGCCGAAGAGCAACGAACCACCGTACGACCACATCGTGCAGCTCGGTGATCCCGTTCTGCGCGTTCCAGCGAATCCGATCCCGGAAAAGGAGCTTCAATCACCGGAAGTACAGTATCTAGTCAACCATCTGGTGAAGGTGATGCGTGCCTACAAGTGTGTGGGGCTGGCCGCACCACAGCTCGGACTCTCGCTGCGTGCGTTCGTGATGGAGTTTAAGGACGGTCTGCGGGACCAGTACACCAAGGCGGATTACAAGCTGCGCGAAATGGAACCACTACCATTGACG GTTTGCTTAAATCCGGAACTGAAAGTGCTCAACTACGAAAAGGTGACCCACACGGAAGCGTGCGAAAGTGTGCGCGGCTATCGGGCGGATGTGGCCCGCTACCGTGAGGTGTTGCTAACGGGCTTCGATGCTTCCGGCCGGCACCAGGAGCTGCGCTTGAAAGGCTGGAATGCACGCATTGCCCAGCACGAGATGGACCACCTGAACGGGGTCGTTTACACCGATCTTATGAATAGGAAAAGTTTCACCTGCACCTGCTGGCAGGCGGTGAACGCGAACAGTGGACGCATTAAGCTATCGTTTGCAAATAAATAG
- the LOC118502517 gene encoding proline dehydrogenase 1, mitochondrial isoform X1, which produces MAFLRTVSRCNSLVPRKVTSPSATGSGCLTYSKSEQFLRQYGIHAAGNRGPLPSAILAALNHRLALEGHSLDGARRWRSTTVAAASPVATGTRQRQEQQDNNPSTPQRDPLDVSFNDPHAAFKSKTTFELIRAYLVYVLCSSEFLVENNMKLMKLMRAIMGDRLFIYLMKQTFYGHFVAGEDRIRIVPTLERLRSFGVKPILDYSVEEDLSQEEAEKREVEASVSSAGTNLSEDSADSLPQYSVDKTFADRRYKVQSARTYFYLNEATCERNMETFLECLDAVKGATFGTGITAIKLTALGRPQLLLQVSEVIMQARRYMMDLAGSTGNILTHHKTIQDLERYLGNVADKKEVKEFLTKVTSDKDGILHLFPWTGIINEDCQLSETFRVPDPVTGQMRRLISKIPPKEEEMFRNMIRRLNTIVKTAQDLDVRIMIDAEQTYFQPAISRITLEMMRKYNTEKAIVFNTYQCYLKDTYKEVCTDLEQAKRQNFYFGAKLVRGAYIEQERARAAALGYEDPTNPSFEATTEMYHKTLTECLRRIRILKDANVDPKKIAIMVASHNEDTVRFAIKKMEEIGIHPEDKVICFGQLLGMCDYITFPLGQAGYSAYKYIPYGPVNEVLPYLSRRAQENKGVLQKIKKEKRLLLSEITKRLAKGQLFYKPKGKYVPI; this is translated from the exons ATGGCCTTCTTGCGTACGGTTTCGCGCTGCAATAGCCTGGTACCGCGCAAGGTAACGTCCCCATCGGCGACTGGCAGCGGGTGCTTGACGTACTCGAAATCGGAGCAATTTCTGCGACAGTACGGTATTCATGCGGCCGGCAACCGGGGCCCACTGCCGAGCGCCATTCTAGCGGCACTAAACCACCGGCTAGCGCTCGAAGGACACTCGCTCGATGGAGCCCGCCGTTGGCGTTCGACCACGGTGGCGGCTGCATCACCGGTGGCTACCGGCACCCGCCAACGGCAGGAGCAGCAGGATAATAATCCCTCTACCCCGCAGCGGGATCCACTGGACGTGAGCTTCAACGATCCGCATGCGGCATTCAAGAGCAAAACGACGTTCGAGCTGATACGGGCGTACCTTGTGTACGTGCTGTGTTCTTCCGAGTTTCTGGTGGAGAACAACATGAAG CTCATGAAACTGATGCGAGCCATAATGGGCGACCGGCTGTTTATCTATCTGATGAAGCAAACGTTCTATGGGCATTTTGTGGCAGGCGAGGATCGTATCCGGATCGTGCCAACATTAGAAAG ATTGCGTTCGTTCGGTGTCAAACCAATTCTTGACTACTCGGTAGAGGAAGATCTATCCCAAGAGGAGGCCGAGAAGCGTGAAGTTGA agCTTCTGTTTCGTCCGCGGGAACTAACCTATCGGAGGATAGTGCTGACTCGCTGCCCCAGTACAGCGTAGACAAAACGTTTGCCGATCGGCGGTACAAGGTGCAGAGCGCTAGGACTTACTTCTACCTTAATGAGGCAACCTGCGAACGCAACATGGAAACGTTCCTCGAATGTCTCGACGCGGTCAAAG GTGCAACATTTGGTACAGGTATCACTGCTATTAAGCTGACTGCCCTCGGTAGACCACAGCTGCTA CTTCAAGTGTCGGAAGTAATTATGCAAGCCCGCCGATACATGATGGATTTGGCCGGCAGTACCGGTAACATTTTAACACATCACAAAACCATTCAAGATCTCGAACGTTATCTCGGCAACGTGGCCGACAAGAAGGAGGTAAAGGAGTTTCTGACCAAGGTGACATCGGACAAAGATGG CATTCTCCATCTTTTCCCGTGGACCGGTATCATCAACGAGGACTGTCAGCTGAGTGAAACGTTCCGCGTGCCGGATCCGGTTACGGGACAGATGCGCCGCTTGATCTCAAAGATTCCACCCAAAGAAGAGGAAATGTTCCGTAACATGATTAGACGATTGAATACTATTGTTAAG ACTGCTCAAGACCTTGACGTACGTATAATGATTGACGCCGAGCAAACCTACTTCCAACCAGCCATCTCCCGCATTACTCTCGAAATGATGCGAAAGTACAACACCGAAAAGGCCATCGTGTTCAACACCTACCAGTGTTATCTGAAGGACACCTACAAAGAG GTCTGCACGGATCTGGAGCAGGCCAAGCGTCAGAACTTCTACTTCGGTGCGAAACTGGTACGCGGTGCGTACATCGAGCAGGAGCGTGCCCGTGCGGCCGCCCTCGGCTATGAAGATCCCACCAATCCCTCCTTTGAAGCAACTACCGAAATGTACCACAAAACACTAACCGAGTGTTTGAGACGCATTAGG ATTCTCAAGGACGCTAATGTCGATCCGAAAAAGATCGCCATCATGGTTGCATCGCACAACGAGGATACGGTCCGGTTTGCCATCAAGAAGATGGAGGAGATTGGTATCCATCCGGAGGATAAGGTGATTTGCTTCGGTCAATTATTGGGCATGTGCGACTACATCACGTTCCCGCTCG GTCAAGCAGGCTACTCGGCCTACAAATACATCCCGTACGGTCCGGTCAACGAAGTCCTGCCATATCTGTCGCGACGAGCGCAGGAAAACAAGGGTGTGCTGCAAAAGATCAAGAAGGAAAAGCGCCTGCTGCTGTCCGAGATCACCAAGCGGCTAGCCAAGGGACAGCTGTTTTACAAACCGAAGGGCAAATACGTTCCTATCTAA
- the LOC118506263 gene encoding ubiquitin-conjugating enzyme E2-17 kDa isoform X2 encodes MLQEDPPTGVSGAPTDNNIMIWNAVIFGPHDTPFEDGTFKLTIEFTEEYPNKPPTVRFVSKMFHPNVYADGGICLDILQNRWSPTYDVSAILTSIQSLLSDPNPNSPANSMAAQLYKENRREYEKRVKACVEQSFID; translated from the exons AT GCTTCAGGAAGATCCACCAACCGGCGTGTCCGGTGCACCGACCGATAACAATATTATGATCTGGAATGCTGTGATTTTCGGACCGCACGACACACCTTTCGAGGACGGTACGTTTAAGCTAACGATAGAGTTCACCGAGGAGTATCCCAACAAACCGCCCACGGTGAGGTTCGTGTCGAAGATGTTCCACCCGAACGTCTACGCCGACGGTGGCATTTGCTTGGACATATTGCAAAACAGATGGAGCCCCACATACGATGTGTCGGCTATACTAACATCAATTCAG TCGTTATTGAGCGATCCAAATCCAAACTCGCCAGCCAACTCGATGGCCGCACAGCTCTACAAAGAAAACCGCCGGGAGTACGAGAAACGAGTGAAAGCGTGCGTCGAGCAGAGTTTTATCGACTAG
- the LOC118502518 gene encoding beclin-1-like protein: MNDAKVSVSFSCQRCLQPIHVDDTFASLGEHTLAELALPINSHLEVDLESQSASFDHFVPPFRVTESTNDTNGFMLLSDGPDKESLGHSLRVKAELFDALSNNSEIDHPLCDECTDTLLELMDKQLKIAEDEWNDYNNYLKKLEMTDDVPNIEELEKELDGLKLDETRLLEELSNLSREEQSIRQAVEEQEKEKQRLEREENKYWREYTKHRRDVITTEDEFRSLECQMAYAQSQLEKLKKTNVFNATFHIWHSGHFGTINNFRLGRLPSAPVDWSEINAAWGQTCLLLSALARKLNFSFKQYRLVPYGNHSYVEVLGEGKELPLYGNGGFRFLWDSKYDAAMVAFLDCLQQFKEEIVRRDPDFCLPYLMEKGKIEDASTGSSFSIKIQFNSEEQWTKALKYLLTNLKWVLTWVSSQFTEDKR; the protein is encoded by the exons ATGAACGATGCAAAGGTAAGCGTCAGCTTTTCGTGCCAGCGCTGCCTACAGCCCATCCATGTCGACGATACGTTCGCCAGCCTGGGCGAACATACGCTGGCGGAGCTTGCCCTGCCGATAAACTCCCACCTGGAGGTTGATCTGGAATCGCAATCGGCCAGCTTCGATCACTTTGTGCCTCCGTTTCGGGTGACCGAATCGACGAACGACACCAACGGCTTCATGCTGCTTTCCGACGGTCCGGACAAAGAATCACTCGGTCACAGTTTGCGCGTGAAGGCGGAACTGTTCGACGCGCTGTCAAACAACTCGGAAATAGACCATCCGCTGTGCGACGAGTGCACCGACACGCTGCTGGAGCTGATGGACAAGCAGCTGAAGATAGCGGAAGACGAATGGAACGATTACAACAACTATTTGAAGAAGCTAGAAATGACGGACGATGTGCCAAACATTGAGGAGCTGGAGAAGGAACTGGACGGGCTGAAGCTGGACGAGACACGGCTGCTCGAGGAGCTGAGCAATCTGTCGCGCGAAGAGCAGTCGATCCGCCAGGCGGTAGAGGaacaggaaaaggaaaagcaaaggCTCGAGCGGGAAGAGAACAAATATTGGCGCGAGTACACGAAACATCGCCGAGACGTAATAACCACCGAGGACGAGTTCCGTTCGCTCGAGTGCCAGATGGCGTACGCCCAGAGCCAGCTGGAAAAGTTGAAGAAAACGAACGTATTTAACGCAACGTTTCATATCTGGCACTCGGGACATTTCGGCACGATAAACAACTTTCGGCTGGGGCGACTACCGTCCGCACCGGTCGATTGGTCGGAAATCAATGCTGCCTGGGGACAGACGTGCCTGCTGCTGTCGGCACTGGCGCGCAAGTTGAATTTTAGCTTCAAGCAGTACCGACTGGTACCGTACGGTAATCATTCGTATGTTGAGGTGCTGGGCGAAGGCAAAGAACTGCCGCTGTACGGTAACGGAGGTTTCCGTTTCCTGTGGGACTCAAAGTATGATGCGGCGATGGTCGCATTCCTGGACTGCTTGCAGCAATTCAAGGAGGAAATCGTCCGGAGAGATCCCGACTTCTGTTTGCCGTACTTGATGGAGAAAGGAAAGATTGAGGACGCGTCTACGGGAAGCAGTTTTTCGATAAA GATCCAATTCAACTCGGAGGAACAGTGGACGAAAGCGTTGAAATATCTGCTAACGAATCTGAAATGGGTACTCACGTGGGTATCGTCCCAGTTCACCGAGGACAAGCGGTAG
- the LOC118506263 gene encoding ubiquitin-conjugating enzyme E2-17 kDa isoform X1, which yields MSTPARRRLMRDFKRLQEDPPTGVSGAPTDNNIMIWNAVIFGPHDTPFEDGTFKLTIEFTEEYPNKPPTVRFVSKMFHPNVYADGGICLDILQNRWSPTYDVSAILTSIQSLLSDPNPNSPANSMAAQLYKENRREYEKRVKACVEQSFID from the exons ATGTCCACTCCAGCTCGCAGACGTTTGATGCGAGATTTCAAAAG GCTTCAGGAAGATCCACCAACCGGCGTGTCCGGTGCACCGACCGATAACAATATTATGATCTGGAATGCTGTGATTTTCGGACCGCACGACACACCTTTCGAGGACGGTACGTTTAAGCTAACGATAGAGTTCACCGAGGAGTATCCCAACAAACCGCCCACGGTGAGGTTCGTGTCGAAGATGTTCCACCCGAACGTCTACGCCGACGGTGGCATTTGCTTGGACATATTGCAAAACAGATGGAGCCCCACATACGATGTGTCGGCTATACTAACATCAATTCAG TCGTTATTGAGCGATCCAAATCCAAACTCGCCAGCCAACTCGATGGCCGCACAGCTCTACAAAGAAAACCGCCGGGAGTACGAGAAACGAGTGAAAGCGTGCGTCGAGCAGAGTTTTATCGACTAG
- the LOC118502517 gene encoding proline dehydrogenase 1, mitochondrial isoform X2, with amino-acid sequence MAFLRTVSRCNSLVPRKVTSPSATGSGCLTYSKSEQFLRQYGIHAAGNRGPLPSAILAALNHRLALEGHSLDGARRWRSTTVAAASPVATGTRQRQEQQDNNPSTPQRDPLDVSFNDPHAAFKSKTTFELIRAYLVYVLCSSEFLVENNMKLMKVAQTILGEKLFTLLMKYTFYGHFVAGEDQLKIVPTLERLRSFGVKPILDYSVEEDLSQEEAEKREVEASVSSAGTNLSEDSADSLPQYSVDKTFADRRYKVQSARTYFYLNEATCERNMETFLECLDAVKGATFGTGITAIKLTALGRPQLLLQVSEVIMQARRYMMDLAGSTGNILTHHKTIQDLERYLGNVADKKEVKEFLTKVTSDKDGILHLFPWTGIINEDCQLSETFRVPDPVTGQMRRLISKIPPKEEEMFRNMIRRLNTIVKTAQDLDVRIMIDAEQTYFQPAISRITLEMMRKYNTEKAIVFNTYQCYLKDTYKEVCTDLEQAKRQNFYFGAKLVRGAYIEQERARAAALGYEDPTNPSFEATTEMYHKTLTECLRRIRILKDANVDPKKIAIMVASHNEDTVRFAIKKMEEIGIHPEDKVICFGQLLGMCDYITFPLGQAGYSAYKYIPYGPVNEVLPYLSRRAQENKGVLQKIKKEKRLLLSEITKRLAKGQLFYKPKGKYVPI; translated from the exons ATGGCCTTCTTGCGTACGGTTTCGCGCTGCAATAGCCTGGTACCGCGCAAGGTAACGTCCCCATCGGCGACTGGCAGCGGGTGCTTGACGTACTCGAAATCGGAGCAATTTCTGCGACAGTACGGTATTCATGCGGCCGGCAACCGGGGCCCACTGCCGAGCGCCATTCTAGCGGCACTAAACCACCGGCTAGCGCTCGAAGGACACTCGCTCGATGGAGCCCGCCGTTGGCGTTCGACCACGGTGGCGGCTGCATCACCGGTGGCTACCGGCACCCGCCAACGGCAGGAGCAGCAGGATAATAATCCCTCTACCCCGCAGCGGGATCCACTGGACGTGAGCTTCAACGATCCGCATGCGGCATTCAAGAGCAAAACGACGTTCGAGCTGATACGGGCGTACCTTGTGTACGTGCTGTGTTCTTCCGAGTTTCTGGTGGAGAACAACATGAAG CTGATGAAAGTCGCGCAAACCATACTCGGCGAAAAGCTCTTTACGCTGCTCATGAAGTATACATTCTATGGCCATTTTGTCGCTGGTGAAGATCAGCTCAAGATTGTCCCAACACTGGAAAG ATTGCGTTCGTTCGGTGTCAAACCAATTCTTGACTACTCGGTAGAGGAAGATCTATCCCAAGAGGAGGCCGAGAAGCGTGAAGTTGA agCTTCTGTTTCGTCCGCGGGAACTAACCTATCGGAGGATAGTGCTGACTCGCTGCCCCAGTACAGCGTAGACAAAACGTTTGCCGATCGGCGGTACAAGGTGCAGAGCGCTAGGACTTACTTCTACCTTAATGAGGCAACCTGCGAACGCAACATGGAAACGTTCCTCGAATGTCTCGACGCGGTCAAAG GTGCAACATTTGGTACAGGTATCACTGCTATTAAGCTGACTGCCCTCGGTAGACCACAGCTGCTA CTTCAAGTGTCGGAAGTAATTATGCAAGCCCGCCGATACATGATGGATTTGGCCGGCAGTACCGGTAACATTTTAACACATCACAAAACCATTCAAGATCTCGAACGTTATCTCGGCAACGTGGCCGACAAGAAGGAGGTAAAGGAGTTTCTGACCAAGGTGACATCGGACAAAGATGG CATTCTCCATCTTTTCCCGTGGACCGGTATCATCAACGAGGACTGTCAGCTGAGTGAAACGTTCCGCGTGCCGGATCCGGTTACGGGACAGATGCGCCGCTTGATCTCAAAGATTCCACCCAAAGAAGAGGAAATGTTCCGTAACATGATTAGACGATTGAATACTATTGTTAAG ACTGCTCAAGACCTTGACGTACGTATAATGATTGACGCCGAGCAAACCTACTTCCAACCAGCCATCTCCCGCATTACTCTCGAAATGATGCGAAAGTACAACACCGAAAAGGCCATCGTGTTCAACACCTACCAGTGTTATCTGAAGGACACCTACAAAGAG GTCTGCACGGATCTGGAGCAGGCCAAGCGTCAGAACTTCTACTTCGGTGCGAAACTGGTACGCGGTGCGTACATCGAGCAGGAGCGTGCCCGTGCGGCCGCCCTCGGCTATGAAGATCCCACCAATCCCTCCTTTGAAGCAACTACCGAAATGTACCACAAAACACTAACCGAGTGTTTGAGACGCATTAGG ATTCTCAAGGACGCTAATGTCGATCCGAAAAAGATCGCCATCATGGTTGCATCGCACAACGAGGATACGGTCCGGTTTGCCATCAAGAAGATGGAGGAGATTGGTATCCATCCGGAGGATAAGGTGATTTGCTTCGGTCAATTATTGGGCATGTGCGACTACATCACGTTCCCGCTCG GTCAAGCAGGCTACTCGGCCTACAAATACATCCCGTACGGTCCGGTCAACGAAGTCCTGCCATATCTGTCGCGACGAGCGCAGGAAAACAAGGGTGTGCTGCAAAAGATCAAGAAGGAAAAGCGCCTGCTGCTGTCCGAGATCACCAAGCGGCTAGCCAAGGGACAGCTGTTTTACAAACCGAAGGGCAAATACGTTCCTATCTAA